The region CACGCTATACGATCTCGTATGAATTGCAGAGAGAGTCGGACCCGGCTTTCAAGACGCGCGCCCGGCAGGTCGCGGGAAGTCAGACTATTACGTCGTCGACGGACTATTCGGGTGCATCAGCGACCGAATCGGAGACGATCGTCCTTGACCTGTCGGACTGGACTGAGCCGGGGCGCATGCGAATTCTGGTTCGCCTGCGCGACGAGAATTCGGGGCAGGAGGTTACGCGATCTCTCGATTACGAACTAGCGTTAGTCGACTAGGCGCTAGTTGCAGCACTTCAGGGTCGCTCTTTGCGTATGGCGAGCAACGCGTGTGCATGCTGTGGTGGTTGTGTGACGGCGGGTGTGCGTGTGGCCGAAGTGTGCGACGCCGCTGGGAGGGTAGCCGCGGTGCGTGTGCCGCCGTGTTGTTTCGGCAGTAGGTCCAGCGCCACGTCTACTCCGCACGTATTGAAGTGGCGAGCGGTTTGCGCCGGAGCGTGACGTGGTCGAGCACGTAGTTGCCAACGTCCCGCCCCTGCTTGATACCCTCCGTGATCGCGGGCATGTAGTGAATACCTCCGTAGAGTCGGCTTATCGCAGCCTCGGCCGCTGCCTCTTTGAACGAGGTGAAGGTTCGGATCGGCAGTCCGTATTCGACCTCCGTCGTGTCATCAAAAGCGAAATCGTCACCATAGAGCCCGGTGAGCACAATCGAGGCTGCTGTGGAGATCACGCTATGGCCGCTCGTGTATTCGGGGAACGGAGGCGTCTGAAGCAGTGGCATCCAGGCCGGGTCGATGTGCCGATTGATAACGGTCTCGGGGCGGATCAGAGTGCTCCTGTATTTCTCGTCCCAACTCGAAATGAAAGCATCCGAAAGAGCGATTGAGACTACAGCGTACGTCTCCGCTGCCGTCATCAGGTCGGCATTGGCCAGGCGTGCCGCGATTGCCGAGATCCCCATCCAGTGTCCGCCCGGTGTGATCTTCTTTACCGAAAACATCACGTGGCCGCGCGTACGCATGACGAACGGGTTGCAATCCCAGAACGCAGCGATCTCTGCTTCCTCATCCGACAGGTCGGTGCCGGCGCGATAGACTTCGTTTGCTTCTTTGTAGAACTGACTTCCGGGCTCCATCGAGAACGGCGTCGGCGGTGCGGGTTTGAACTGGTCGGCGGATGTCAGGACAAACGGCCGAATCCGGTTCCAGTGCGGCTCGATCCCATCCAGGTACGCGGGCGGTGTCGGGATCCAGCGTCCCGGGGCTTCCACGACCGAGTACTTCGCGAACGTTCGAGTCACCCTGTAGTTGTCGGCGTCTGCCCATGAAAGAATATGAGCGCTGACCCGGTTGCCGTATTCCACGGACCTGTCGAAGACATCATCGGATACGCCGGCCTTTCGAAAGCTGTCGAGCATTTGGCTGTGGAAGGAGATGATCTTGTCTTCCGAGAACACGATGGCCGTGGCAACATTCAGAAAGGCGTGAACGGCTGATAACTCCCGAAGCAGCTCGCCGTCGCCAGGCGTGGGAATCGGCTCGAGACCACGGAGCTGACCGGCGAGTGAAAGATATTCGCTGTTGTCGGCAGCCAGTACCTCGTAGGCGGCGATCGACGGATAAGCATAGCCACGACTTGCCTGGGGTGGGCTGAAGATGTCGTGG is a window of Rhodothermales bacterium DNA encoding:
- a CDS encoding vanadium-dependent haloperoxidase, which codes for MRTTRRSGLAILTIVMFTVSCATTSWRSMQPEADPELLHSAVKQLTDVMVHDIFSPPQASRGYAYPSIAAYEVLAADNSEYLSLAGQLRGLEPIPTPGDGELLRELSAVHAFLNVATAIVFSEDKIISFHSQMLDSFRKAGVSDDVFDRSVEYGNRVSAHILSWADADNYRVTRTFAKYSVVEAPGRWIPTPPAYLDGIEPHWNRIRPFVLTSADQFKPAPPTPFSMEPGSQFYKEANEVYRAGTDLSDEEAEIAAFWDCNPFVMRTRGHVMFSVKKITPGGHWMGISAIAARLANADLMTAAETYAVVSIALSDAFISSWDEKYRSTLIRPETVINRHIDPAWMPLLQTPPFPEYTSGHSVISTAASIVLTGLYGDDFAFDDTTEVEYGLPIRTFTSFKEAAAEAAISRLYGGIHYMPAITEGIKQGRDVGNYVLDHVTLRRKPLATSIRAE